From the Bacteroidia bacterium genome, the window AAATGACTCTTTGGAGTCAGATTCATTACAGGATATTGGTAATTAAAAAAGAGCTTTATTTTAGCAGAAAAAAATATGCGTAAGAAAATTGTAGCAGGAAACTGGAAAATGAATTGCACATTGGATGATGCCATCAAACTGACTTCTGAAATTGTAGCAATGTATAAAGATGAAATTCATTCTGATGTTCATGTGGTATTATCACCGCCATTTCCATTTCTGAACAGTGTTAATAAACTCACAGAAAGCACTGCTATAAAAATTGCTGCTCAAAATTGTGCAGCACAGGCATCAGGAGCTTTTACGGGAGAGGTTTCTGCTTCTATGATTGCTTCTTGTGGTGCCGGCTACGTCATTCTCGGACATAGTGAAAGAAGAATGTATTTTAATGATACTGATGAGGTACTGTTATTGAAAGTTAAACAGGCATTGCTGAATGGACTTCAAATAATATTCTGTATTGGCGAAACAAAAGCAGAGAGAGAAAGTAATTTACACTTTGATTGCGTAGAAAAACAAATTAGTAATGTTCTTTCAAAGCTAACGAATGAGGAATTTGCGAAGTGTATTGTTGCTTATGAGCCTGTATGGGCAATTGGGACAGGATTAACAGCATCACCAGCTCAGGCACAGGAAATGCATGGCCTTATTAGAGAAACTTTAAAAAAACAATTTGGCCAACAAGCCTCTGAAACTTCAATTTTATATGGAGGAAGTTGTAATGAAAACAATGCAAAAGAGTTGTTTGCCTTACCCGATGTTGATGGTGGATTAATTGGAGGAGCATCTTTAAAGTCCAGAAGTTTTATTTCCATCATAAAATCATTTTAGCTGAATGAGATATTCATTCAAAAGGGTAATACTTTTTGTTTTTTTGGGTTGTGGTTTATTTTCTGATGCACAATCATTAAAACAGCCATCATTTGTTGAATATAGTCTCAATGCAGGGAGAATCGTTAAAAACTATCCTGTTTTTCCTGCAAGAAAACTTGCCGTCATCAACAGTTTTGTGATTGGCAGCAGGTTGAGTGGCAATAAATCATGGCATCCATATTATAATTTTCCTAATGCATCATTTGAACTTGCCTATGGAAATTTAGGTAATAAGAAAGTTCTTGGAAATTTTTCCGCATTACTTTATCGGTTTGAATTCAGCTATAAGTTGAATAATAAATTTTATGCTGAAATTTCACCTGCATTTGGTGTCGCATATTTTAATAAGCCATATCATGCAATCAATAATCCTGAAAATACACTCGTTGGTTCGGCATTTACATTTAGTGCTGCTGCACGACTAAATCTTAGATATTATATCAACCCATTTTGGTCTGTTAGTGCTGGTGCAGGTGTTTACCATTGCTCCAATTCACATTATCAATTACCTAATCTTGGCATTAATTTGCCATTTGCATCTGCAGGACTTCGTTATCATATCCGGCCACTTAATTTTTTATTTGGCAGCCGTAGTATAGAAAAGGATTCCACCTACCATTTTCAAGTGCGGTTAGCTGTTGGCCATAACGAACAAGGGGCAAGCACTTTTCCTGTAAATGGTCCAAAATATCCAATTTATCTTGGGGCATTTTATGTAACACGTTACCTGACTCCGGTAAATAAATTTCATGTAGGAATAGAAGGTTGGTACAATAGCGGCTTATATGATTTTATCACAAGTCAGCGTTATTATGATAATAAAGAACATTTGCGCTCTTCATCGTTGCAGGCAGTAGTTGGCAATGAATTTTTATTTGGTCATTTTAGTATGCTTATTAATGGGGGTATATATTTCTACAATCCCGTTTATCATGAAAAGTTAAGAAGAGAAAACGATAAAGATTTTAAAAAACAGTTAAAGGGCTGGATTACTGCAAGACTCGGTTTTCAATACTATCTTAAAGATGCAACCATCTATCACAAGAATAATTTTTATGCAGGTGTTTACATAAAGACCAATCTTGGTCAAGCCGATTTTCTTGAAACCGGAATTGGTTATGCTTTTTAGTTTTTCAATTTCTACATGAATAACTTTAAAAATACAGATGGATTATCTTTAAAATATTTTGTATAGTTGCATCATAAGAGAAAGAATGAAAAACAGAGTAACAGAATTGTTTGGTGTAGAATATCCAATAGTGCAGGCAGGTATGATTTGGTGTAGTGGATGGAGACTGGCTTCAGCAGTCAGCAATGCCGGAGGGCTTGGTTTAATCGGTGCTGGAAGTATGTATCCGGATGTATTAAAAGAGCATATTGAAAAGTGCAAGGCTTCGACAAGTAAACCATTTGGTGTAAATGTTCCATTGCTATATCCTGATATAGAAAAACTGATGGCTATTATCATTGCAGGTGGAGTGAAAATTGTTTTTACTTCTGCCGGTAATCCAGTAACCTGGACCAGGCATTTAAAGCAAGCGGGTATAACAGTTGTACATGTTGTAAGTAATGTAAAATTTGCCTTGAAGTCGCAAGATGCAGGTGTTGATGCTGTTGTTGCGGAAGGTTTTGAAGCCGGTGGGCATAATGGTCGTGAAGAGACAACTACACTGTGTCTTATTCCGGAGGTAAGAGATGCTTTGCAAATACCGGTAATAGCAGCAGGTGGCATTGGAAGTGGTCGTGCTATGATGGCAGCATTTGCATTAGGTGCAGAAGGTGTGCAGGTTGGGTCGCGTTTTGTGGCGAGTATGGAATCCTCGGCACATACTAACTTTAAAGAAAAAGTAATTAATACAGCAGAGGGACAAACAGTTTTAACATTAAAACAACTGACGCCAGTAAGACTAATAAAAAACAAATTTGCACAGGATGTTGAACAGGCTCAGCAACGCTGCGCAACGCGCGAGGAATTGACGCAGTTGCTGGGA encodes:
- the tpiA gene encoding triose-phosphate isomerase — encoded protein: MRKKIVAGNWKMNCTLDDAIKLTSEIVAMYKDEIHSDVHVVLSPPFPFLNSVNKLTESTAIKIAAQNCAAQASGAFTGEVSASMIASCGAGYVILGHSERRMYFNDTDEVLLLKVKQALLNGLQIIFCIGETKAERESNLHFDCVEKQISNVLSKLTNEEFAKCIVAYEPVWAIGTGLTASPAQAQEMHGLIRETLKKQFGQQASETSILYGGSCNENNAKELFALPDVDGGLIGGASLKSRSFISIIKSF
- a CDS encoding acyloxyacyl hydrolase is translated as MRYSFKRVILFVFLGCGLFSDAQSLKQPSFVEYSLNAGRIVKNYPVFPARKLAVINSFVIGSRLSGNKSWHPYYNFPNASFELAYGNLGNKKVLGNFSALLYRFEFSYKLNNKFYAEISPAFGVAYFNKPYHAINNPENTLVGSAFTFSAAARLNLRYYINPFWSVSAGAGVYHCSNSHYQLPNLGINLPFASAGLRYHIRPLNFLFGSRSIEKDSTYHFQVRLAVGHNEQGASTFPVNGPKYPIYLGAFYVTRYLTPVNKFHVGIEGWYNSGLYDFITSQRYYDNKEHLRSSSLQAVVGNEFLFGHFSMLINGGIYFYNPVYHEKLRRENDKDFKKQLKGWITARLGFQYYLKDATIYHKNNFYAGVYIKTNLGQADFLETGIGYAF
- a CDS encoding DUF561 domain-containing protein, encoding MKNRVTELFGVEYPIVQAGMIWCSGWRLASAVSNAGGLGLIGAGSMYPDVLKEHIEKCKASTSKPFGVNVPLLYPDIEKLMAIIIAGGVKIVFTSAGNPVTWTRHLKQAGITVVHVVSNVKFALKSQDAGVDAVVAEGFEAGGHNGREETTTLCLIPEVRDALQIPVIAAGGIGSGRAMMAAFALGAEGVQVGSRFVASMESSAHTNFKEKVINTAEGQTVLTLKQLTPVRLIKNKFAQDVEQAQQRCATREELTQLLGRARAKKGMFEGDLDEGELEIGQVAATIKEILPAGEIVKSIWQEFTEEKNRITKLF